The Oceanisphaera avium genome includes a region encoding these proteins:
- the kdsA gene encoding 3-deoxy-8-phosphooctulonate synthase — translation MKTVHINQIPVANDKPFVLFGGINVLESRDLALKSCEHFVQITEKLGIPYVFKASWDKANRSSIYSYRGPGLEEGMKLLQEVKDTFKVSIITDLHEPYQAPIVAEVADVIQLPAFLARQTDLVEAMAKTGRVINIKKPQFLSPGQMKNIVDKFIECGNEQLLLCERGANFGYDNLVVDMLGFGVMKKASQGAPIIFDVTHALQCRDPLGEASGGRREQIVDLARAGLATGVAGLFLEAHPDPANAKCDGPSALPLAKLEPFLAQLKALDDLIKSFALLDTAN, via the coding sequence ATGAAAACCGTTCATATTAATCAGATCCCTGTGGCTAACGATAAACCCTTTGTGTTATTTGGGGGCATTAACGTTTTAGAGTCGCGCGACCTTGCCCTAAAAAGCTGTGAGCACTTTGTACAGATCACCGAAAAGCTCGGCATTCCTTATGTCTTTAAAGCCAGCTGGGATAAAGCCAATCGCTCTTCTATTTATTCTTATCGCGGCCCAGGCTTAGAAGAGGGCATGAAGCTTTTGCAAGAAGTGAAAGATACTTTTAAGGTGTCGATTATTACCGACTTGCATGAACCCTATCAGGCCCCCATTGTGGCTGAAGTGGCCGATGTCATTCAACTGCCGGCTTTTTTAGCTCGCCAAACTGACTTAGTGGAAGCCATGGCAAAAACAGGGCGGGTGATTAATATTAAAAAACCGCAGTTTTTAAGCCCAGGACAGATGAAAAATATCGTTGATAAGTTTATTGAATGCGGTAATGAGCAACTCTTGCTGTGCGAGCGAGGCGCAAACTTTGGTTACGATAATTTAGTGGTGGATATGCTGGGCTTTGGCGTAATGAAAAAAGCCAGCCAAGGGGCGCCGATTATTTTTGATGTTACGCACGCTTTACAGTGTCGAGATCCGCTCGGCGAAGCCTCTGGCGGGCGGCGTGAGCAAATTGTTGATCTGGCTCGTGCCGGCTTGGCTACCGGAGTGGCAGGGTTATTTTTAGAAGCTCACCCTGATCCCGCTAATGCAAAATGTGATGGCCCCAGTGCCTTACCGCTGGCCAAGCTTGAGCCTTTTTTAGCGCAGCTTAAGGCCTTAGATGACTTAATCAAAAGCTTTGCGCTGCTAGATACGGCGAACTGA
- a CDS encoding SirB1 family protein codes for MSNKYNIDDNLFFDIELEDSLQDEDNDAEPMVITAKRRLATLDEQSSTSEAHRCEINEMIAANARMLNSQVSRSWQVDALPSLMTMALDIVESLYGLPARTRAQHDLAQLEAELASYMAQDSEGMLPSQQLLAALYGPMGLVGDWEQFFAVDNCLMDRILSRRRGIPVSMAVLLLHLCEHFNIEAEGINFPGHFLVRVFDELTAKDSLEKSAEINLERCAASQIIDPFSGQRLSHHHIELLLRGARGNLAKLSAKHLVAAEPLDIILRLLDVTKASFIHHKHFRHALMCSQLLISLRPDCPLERRDRGFLYEQLECHQLASEDFEYFIEQCPDDPLADVLQVQALALDLLAPVLH; via the coding sequence ATGTCTAACAAGTACAACATTGACGATAATTTATTTTTTGATATTGAATTAGAAGATAGTCTGCAAGATGAGGACAACGACGCTGAGCCTATGGTTATTACCGCTAAGCGTCGGCTCGCAACTCTTGATGAGCAGAGCAGCACCAGCGAAGCGCATCGCTGTGAAATAAACGAAATGATAGCTGCGAATGCGCGCATGCTTAATAGCCAAGTGAGCAGAAGCTGGCAAGTGGATGCGCTACCGAGCTTAATGACCATGGCGCTCGATATTGTAGAAAGCTTATATGGCCTCCCCGCGCGTACGCGTGCCCAACATGACTTAGCCCAATTGGAAGCCGAGCTTGCCAGCTATATGGCACAAGATAGTGAAGGCATGTTGCCCAGCCAACAACTGTTGGCCGCCTTATATGGCCCCATGGGCTTAGTGGGCGATTGGGAGCAATTTTTTGCGGTCGATAACTGCTTAATGGATCGTATTTTAAGCCGTCGGCGCGGTATTCCCGTGAGCATGGCGGTGTTATTGCTGCACTTATGTGAGCACTTTAATATTGAGGCCGAGGGCATTAACTTTCCAGGTCACTTTTTAGTGCGCGTATTTGATGAATTAACGGCCAAAGACTCATTAGAAAAAAGTGCTGAGATCAACCTAGAGCGCTGTGCCGCCAGCCAGATTATTGATCCTTTTAGTGGCCAGCGCTTAAGTCATCACCATATTGAGTTATTGCTGCGCGGGGCGCGTGGCAACTTAGCTAAATTAAGTGCTAAGCACTTAGTGGCAGCTGAGCCGCTAGATATTATTTTGCGCCTTCTCGATGTCACTAAAGCATCGTTTATTCATCATAAACATTTTCGCCATGCGCTGATGTGCAGCCAGTTGCTAATTTCATTGCGCCCCGACTGTCCCTTAGAGCGCCGCGATCGGGGCTTTTTATATGAACAGCTCGAGTGTCATCAACTAGCCAGCGAAGACTTTGAATATTTTATTGAACAATGCCCAGACGATCCGCTGGCGGATGTATTACAAGTACAAGCCTTGGCATTGGACTTGCTCGCCCCTGTCCTTCATTAG
- the upp gene encoding uracil phosphoribosyltransferase, with protein MKVVEVKHPLVKHKLGLMREADISTKRFRELAREVGSLLTYEATADFETETTTIEGWNGPTVVDQLKGKKVTVVPILRAGLGMMDGVLEHMPGARVSVVGVYRDEDTLQPVHYFNKLVSHIDERIALIVDPMLATGGSMIATIDLLKEKRCQHFKVIVLVAAPEGLRALEAAHPEVEVYCAGIDERLDSNGYIIPGLGDAGDKIFGTK; from the coding sequence ATGAAAGTCGTTGAGGTTAAACACCCTTTAGTTAAACACAAGTTAGGGTTAATGCGCGAAGCCGACATTAGCACCAAACGCTTTCGCGAGCTGGCCAGAGAAGTTGGCAGCTTGCTCACTTATGAAGCCACAGCAGATTTTGAAACCGAAACCACTACCATAGAAGGCTGGAATGGCCCTACCGTCGTCGATCAGCTAAAAGGCAAAAAAGTCACAGTGGTGCCTATTTTGCGTGCCGGTTTAGGCATGATGGATGGCGTACTAGAACACATGCCCGGCGCACGAGTGAGTGTAGTGGGGGTATATCGTGATGAAGACACCTTACAACCGGTGCATTATTTTAATAAGTTAGTGAGCCATATTGATGAGCGTATCGCCTTAATTGTGGATCCTATGCTGGCCACGGGTGGCTCTATGATTGCTACTATCGACTTATTAAAAGAAAAACGCTGCCAGCACTTTAAAGTTATCGTATTAGTGGCGGCACCTGAGGGCCTACGTGCATTAGAGGCAGCACATCCCGAGGTAGAGGTCTATTGCGCAGGTATTGATGAGCGCCTCGATAGTAATGGT
- the prfA gene encoding peptide chain release factor 1, whose amino-acid sequence MNKSILRKLEGLQERHEEIQALLSEASVISDQEQYRTLTKEYAQLEDVVACYVNYCQAQADLAAAQEMLAEDDEEMREMAEEEMATAKETIAELSHQLQILLLPKDPNDDNNCFLELRAGAGGDEAAIFAGDLFRMYSKYAEQQRWQIEIVSVHEGEHGGFKELIAHISGTGVYGKMKFESGGHRVQRVPETESQGRVHTSACTVAIMAEIPEAEAIVINPADIRVDTFRASGAGGQHVNKTDSAIRITHLPTGLVVECQDGRSQHKNRAQAMKVLNSRLAQREEDIRHAAEQDVRRNLLSTGDRSDRIRTYNYPQGRVSDHRINLTLYRLHEVLEGNLDMLTQPILQEHQADMLAALSES is encoded by the coding sequence ATGAATAAATCCATATTAAGAAAGCTAGAAGGCTTACAAGAGCGCCATGAGGAAATTCAAGCACTGTTAAGTGAAGCCTCGGTGATCAGCGATCAAGAGCAATATCGCACCCTCACTAAAGAATACGCCCAGTTAGAAGATGTGGTGGCTTGTTATGTTAACTACTGCCAAGCACAAGCCGACTTAGCGGCCGCACAAGAAATGCTCGCCGAAGATGATGAAGAAATGCGCGAGATGGCAGAAGAAGAAATGGCCACCGCCAAAGAAACCATTGCGGAGCTTAGCCACCAGCTGCAAATTTTATTACTGCCAAAAGATCCTAATGACGATAATAACTGTTTCTTAGAGCTGCGCGCCGGTGCCGGTGGCGATGAAGCGGCCATTTTTGCGGGCGACTTATTTCGCATGTACAGCAAATATGCCGAGCAACAGCGCTGGCAAATTGAAATTGTGAGCGTTCATGAAGGTGAGCATGGCGGCTTTAAAGAACTTATCGCTCATATTAGTGGCACCGGCGTATACGGTAAGATGAAGTTTGAGTCCGGTGGGCATCGGGTGCAGCGCGTACCCGAAACCGAGTCTCAAGGACGGGTGCACACCTCTGCTTGTACTGTGGCTATCATGGCAGAAATTCCTGAAGCCGAAGCCATTGTCATTAATCCTGCGGATATTCGCGTGGACACCTTTCGTGCCTCGGGTGCTGGTGGTCAGCACGTAAACAAAACTGACTCTGCCATTCGTATTACGCACTTACCCACCGGCTTAGTGGTAGAGTGCCAAGATGGGCGCTCGCAACATAAAAACCGGGCCCAGGCGATGAAGGTATTAAACTCGCGTCTTGCTCAGCGTGAAGAAGATATTCGCCACGCCGCCGAGCAAGATGTGCGCCGTAATTTATTAAGTACCGGTGATCGCTCCGATCGCATTCGTACCTATAACTACCCGCAAGGGCGAGTATCGGATCACCGCATTAACTTAACGCTCTATCGCTTACATGAAGTGTTAGAAGGCAACCTAGATATGCTGACCCAGCCTATCTTGCAAGAGCATCAAGCCGATATGCTGGCGGCTTTGTCTGAGTCTTAA
- a CDS encoding class II glutamine amidotransferase yields the protein MCELLGMSANVPTDICFSFTGLIQRGGRTGPHKDGWGIVFYEGKGLRTFKDPKPSSQSRIAKLVQEYPIKSCSVISHIRQANRGGIALENTHPFTRELWGRYWTFAHNGQLSDYSHLQTGRHNPVGETDSELAFCWLLDAMERRYPTKPEAGAEMRAMFQYVASLCDELRGFGVFNMLLTDGEYLMTYCTNNLHWLTRRAPFGPARLIDEDVEIDFQKETTPNDVVTVIATQPLTHNEPWQKMQPGEFNLFLLGERIAATDLV from the coding sequence ATGTGTGAACTGCTAGGGATGAGCGCGAATGTGCCCACGGATATTTGTTTTAGCTTTACCGGCCTAATTCAACGGGGCGGGCGCACCGGCCCCCATAAAGATGGCTGGGGCATCGTCTTTTACGAAGGTAAAGGCTTGCGCACCTTTAAGGATCCTAAGCCTTCTAGCCAGTCACGCATTGCTAAATTAGTACAAGAGTATCCCATTAAAAGCTGCTCTGTGATCAGTCATATTCGCCAAGCGAATCGCGGCGGCATTGCACTTGAAAACACTCATCCTTTTACTCGTGAATTGTGGGGACGTTATTGGACCTTTGCTCATAATGGCCAGTTAAGTGATTACAGTCATTTGCAAACTGGGCGTCATAATCCGGTGGGCGAAACCGACAGTGAATTAGCTTTTTGTTGGCTACTCGATGCCATGGAGCGTCGCTACCCCACTAAGCCCGAAGCGGGGGCCGAGATGCGAGCCATGTTTCAGTATGTGGCCAGTTTATGCGATGAGCTGCGCGGTTTTGGGGTCTTTAATATGCTGCTTACCGATGGCGAGTATTTAATGACCTATTGTACTAATAACTTACATTGGTTAACTCGTCGCGCCCCTTTTGGCCCCGCCCGTTTAATTGATGAAGATGTAGAAATAGACTTTCAAAAAGAAACCACACCCAACGATGTCGTGACCGTGATTGCCACGCAACCGCTAACTCATAATGAGCCGTGGCAGAAAATGCAGCCTGGAGAGTTTAATTTATTCTTACTGGGTGAGCGTATTGCTGCCACCGACTTAGTTTAG
- a CDS encoding DUF2177 family protein codes for MMGYVFVYLAAVVIFLGVDTVWLTTMKGLFYEPRIGHLLADKPNMGAAGAFYLFYILALCLLVLYPQIKVGTSVIGIFLLGGLIGLMAYGTYDFTNLALYKGFTLETALVDFLWGGLLTGAVSAGVAALAYRFNWLA; via the coding sequence ATGATGGGCTATGTCTTTGTTTATCTGGCGGCAGTAGTTATCTTTTTGGGAGTGGATACAGTGTGGTTAACCACCATGAAGGGCTTATTCTATGAGCCAAGAATAGGTCATTTACTTGCAGATAAACCCAATATGGGGGCTGCCGGTGCGTTTTATCTTTTTTATATATTAGCGCTGTGTCTCTTAGTGCTATATCCACAAATTAAAGTCGGTACTAGCGTGATTGGCATTTTCTTGCTGGGAGGCCTAATTGGATTAATGGCCTATGGCACCTACGACTTTACTAACTTGGCTCTCTATAAAGGCTTTACTCTAGAAACCGCCCTCGTGGATTTTCTGTGGGGCGGCTTATTAACGGGTGCCGTAAGTGCTGGAGTGGCCGCGCTGGCTTATCGCTTTAACTGGCTAGCTTAA
- the hemA gene encoding glutamyl-tRNA reductase, translating into MSLLVLGINHKTASVALRERVAFGPEVAPRALQELMCTQGVGEAVILSTCNRTELYCSLEPEGDSHLVRMWLQNFHQLDENELNSCLYQYHGEEAVRHLMRVSCGLDSLVLGEPQILGQMKLAYTQSQKVGSLKGTLDRMFQKTFSVAKRVRTETEIGASAVSVAFAAVSLAKRIFSDLSHTKVLLVGAGETIELVARHLKEQAVSQMMVANRTLERAQNLAQEFDAKIMTLEQIPDYLPQADIVISSTASPLPIIGKGLVERALKARRQQPILLVDIAVPRDIEPEVDELNDAYLYTVDDLQGIIEQNMATRQQAANQAEIIIEEERDNFMAWYRSLESVKLIQDYRGHAEQVCQQELLLALQALAQGKDSQQVLQRLARRLTNKLIHTPTQALNQAGKDGNQDLLTVLAHNLKLGQH; encoded by the coding sequence ATGAGCCTGTTGGTACTGGGAATTAATCATAAGACAGCATCCGTCGCACTACGCGAGCGAGTTGCATTTGGTCCTGAAGTGGCTCCTAGAGCCCTACAGGAGCTCATGTGTACCCAAGGCGTAGGTGAGGCGGTGATACTGTCAACCTGTAATCGCACGGAACTCTATTGTAGCTTAGAGCCGGAAGGTGATAGCCATTTGGTGCGTATGTGGCTGCAAAATTTTCATCAATTAGATGAAAATGAGCTCAATAGCTGCTTATACCAATATCACGGTGAAGAAGCGGTGCGCCATTTAATGCGTGTCTCCTGTGGTCTGGACTCTTTAGTCTTGGGTGAGCCACAAATTTTGGGGCAAATGAAGCTGGCTTATACCCAGTCGCAAAAAGTGGGTAGCCTTAAAGGCACGCTAGATCGCATGTTCCAAAAAACCTTTTCTGTGGCGAAACGGGTGCGCACCGAAACCGAAATTGGTGCCAGTGCCGTGTCGGTGGCATTTGCCGCGGTGAGTTTAGCTAAGCGCATTTTCTCCGACTTAAGTCACACCAAGGTGCTATTAGTTGGGGCTGGTGAAACCATTGAGCTGGTGGCGCGACATTTAAAAGAACAAGCAGTCAGTCAGATGATGGTCGCCAACCGTACCTTGGAGCGTGCGCAAAACTTAGCCCAAGAGTTTGATGCCAAGATCATGACGCTCGAGCAAATACCCGATTATTTACCGCAAGCGGACATAGTGATCAGCTCCACCGCCAGTCCTTTACCCATTATTGGTAAAGGCTTAGTGGAGCGCGCCTTAAAAGCACGGCGCCAACAGCCGATTTTATTGGTCGATATTGCCGTGCCCAGAGACATTGAGCCAGAAGTGGATGAGCTAAACGACGCCTACTTATATACGGTGGACGATCTGCAAGGCATTATTGAGCAAAATATGGCCACTCGCCAACAAGCGGCTAATCAGGCAGAGATCATCATTGAAGAAGAGCGTGACAACTTTATGGCCTGGTATCGCTCGCTTGAGTCGGTCAAACTCATTCAAGATTATCGCGGTCATGCAGAGCAGGTATGCCAACAAGAATTATTATTAGCGCTGCAAGCACTTGCCCAAGGCAAAGATAGCCAACAAGTGCTGCAGCGTTTAGCACGCCGCCTCACCAATAAATTGATCCACACGCCCACTCAGGCACTCAACCAAGCGGGTAAAGACGGCAATCAAGACTTGCTAACCGTGCTTGCCCATAATTTAAAACTTGGCCAACACTGA
- the lpcA gene encoding D-sedoheptulose 7-phosphate isomerase, with protein sequence MYQSLIRNELIEASEVLQRFLADDNNLAAIEQAAKLLAERFKAGSKVLSCGNGGSHCDAMHFAEELTGRYRENRPGYAAIAISDPSHISCVANDFGFEFVFSRYLEAVGQPGDVLFGLSTSGNSANIINAITAAKAKGIKVIALTGKDGGKMAGLADIEIRVPHFGYADRIQEVHIKIIHILIQLIEKEMEQA encoded by the coding sequence ATGTATCAGAGTCTGATCCGCAACGAACTGATAGAAGCGAGTGAGGTGCTACAGCGCTTCTTAGCCGATGACAATAATTTAGCGGCAATTGAGCAGGCTGCTAAGTTATTGGCTGAGCGTTTTAAGGCCGGCTCAAAAGTATTGTCTTGTGGTAATGGCGGCTCTCACTGTGATGCCATGCACTTTGCCGAAGAATTAACGGGGCGCTATCGAGAAAATCGCCCTGGCTATGCGGCCATTGCCATCTCAGATCCTAGCCATATTTCTTGTGTGGCCAATGATTTTGGTTTTGAATTTGTCTTTTCACGCTATTTAGAAGCCGTGGGTCAGCCAGGGGATGTGCTGTTTGGTTTATCTACTAGCGGTAATTCAGCCAATATTATTAATGCGATTACTGCTGCTAAGGCGAAGGGCATTAAAGTTATCGCACTCACTGGTAAAGATGGCGGCAAGATGGCGGGTCTGGCAGACATTGAAATCCGAGTTCCTCATTTTGGTTATGCAGATCGTATCCAAGAAGTGCACATTAAGATTATTCATATTTTGATCCAATTAATTGAAAAAGAAATGGAGCAAGCGTAA
- a CDS encoding MFS transporter yields the protein MTTDVNLPHSRLPPTRTVKRGVILLVLALGTFILGLAEFSMMPMLPLISDTFNSTPAQSGYAISAYALGVVVGAPILMLATANIKKRTALLIFLSLMAVANTLSAFASSLEQLVLFRFLSGLPHGAYFGAAILFASTLAPLGKRARFMSNVFMGLTIATIVGVPITTLVGQYLSWRYCLAGAGVLSFIAFICVYRLVPQLKNSQASHLLNELGVLKDKLVWSILGIVIIGFGGVFCIYTYIADTMLDVTQSPAYTISIAMVMFGIGSTLGNYVLGKAADKSALNSTGWVLVGAVLFGIAYVWASQHLWLLYGVVFFIGCSLGLATLIQSLLMDVSPTGHAMIGALVQCAFNIANAIGPWLGGIMIANGGAPSDTGYVAATLFGGGLVMWALSYIQIQRQQHKLALCKV from the coding sequence ATGACGACAGATGTGAACCTTCCCCACTCCCGCTTGCCACCAACGCGCACGGTTAAGCGAGGCGTTATTTTACTGGTCTTAGCACTGGGTACTTTTATCTTAGGCTTGGCAGAGTTTTCAATGATGCCGATGCTGCCTCTTATCAGTGACACATTTAATAGTACGCCTGCGCAAAGTGGCTATGCCATTAGTGCTTATGCACTTGGCGTGGTGGTAGGGGCGCCTATTTTAATGCTGGCAACGGCCAATATTAAAAAGCGCACCGCCTTATTAATATTTTTAAGCTTAATGGCGGTAGCTAATACCTTAAGTGCCTTTGCTAGCTCACTTGAGCAATTGGTATTGTTTCGATTTTTAAGTGGCCTGCCCCACGGCGCTTATTTTGGCGCCGCTATTTTATTTGCCTCTACCCTAGCGCCTCTTGGCAAGCGAGCCCGCTTTATGTCGAATGTCTTTATGGGCTTAACCATTGCCACCATAGTCGGCGTGCCTATTACCACCTTAGTAGGACAATATTTAAGTTGGCGATATTGCTTGGCCGGTGCTGGCGTCTTATCTTTTATCGCCTTTATCTGCGTGTATCGCTTAGTACCACAACTCAAAAACAGCCAAGCGTCTCATTTATTAAATGAGTTAGGGGTATTAAAAGATAAACTGGTGTGGTCGATATTGGGCATAGTGATTATTGGTTTTGGTGGGGTATTTTGTATTTACACTTATATTGCCGACACCATGTTAGACGTCACGCAAAGCCCGGCTTACACTATTTCGATTGCCATGGTGATGTTTGGCATTGGCTCTACTTTAGGCAATTATGTGTTAGGGAAAGCCGCCGATAAGTCGGCTCTTAATAGCACCGGCTGGGTATTAGTAGGCGCGGTATTGTTTGGGATAGCTTATGTCTGGGCCAGTCAGCATCTTTGGCTATTATATGGCGTGGTCTTTTTTATTGGCTGCAGCCTAGGGCTTGCCACTTTAATTCAAAGCTTATTAATGGATGTGTCACCAACTGGTCACGCCATGATAGGCGCGCTGGTACAATGTGCCTTTAATATTGCTAACGCCATTGGACCTTGGTTAGGCGGCATTATGATAGCCAACGGCGGTGCGCCCAGCGACACCGGTTATGTGGCTGCGACGTTATTTGGTGGTGGCTTAGTGATGTGGGCGCTAAGCTATATTCAGATACAGCGCCAACAACATAAGCTTGCTCTGTGTAAGGTGTAA
- the purN gene encoding phosphoribosylglycinamide formyltransferase gives MSVAQASRTTNNIVVLISGNGSNLQALLDQSPPLGGEIVAVVSNNANAYGLTRAQDAGIASHVVDHKDFSDRLSFDKALMAIIDQYEPNLVVLAGFMRILTPEFVQHYQHCLLNIHPSLLPRYQGLHTHQQAIDAGDAEHGCSVHFVTDHLDGGPVILQAQVPVFEDDDAAGLAERVQVQEHAIYPLTIRWFCEGRVVLYQGKAYLDGALLPEQGYAQE, from the coding sequence ATGAGTGTTGCCCAAGCAAGCCGCACGACTAATAACATAGTGGTGCTTATTTCCGGTAATGGCAGTAATTTACAAGCGCTGCTCGACCAATCTCCGCCATTAGGCGGTGAAATTGTGGCGGTAGTGAGCAATAACGCCAATGCCTATGGCTTAACGCGCGCTCAAGACGCAGGCATTGCCAGTCATGTGGTAGACCATAAAGACTTTAGTGATCGGTTAAGCTTTGATAAGGCGCTAATGGCAATCATTGACCAATATGAGCCTAATTTGGTCGTGCTGGCCGGCTTTATGCGTATTTTAACGCCAGAATTTGTCCAGCATTATCAACATTGCTTGCTTAATATTCATCCCTCTTTACTCCCTCGCTATCAAGGCTTACACACCCATCAACAAGCCATTGATGCCGGTGATGCCGAGCATGGTTGCAGTGTGCACTTTGTCACCGACCACCTCGATGGCGGGCCGGTTATCTTGCAAGCGCAAGTGCCAGTATTTGAAGATGATGATGCAGCAGGCCTTGCCGAGCGCGTACAAGTCCAAGAGCATGCGATTTATCCACTCACCATACGCTGGTTTTGTGAAGGTCGCGTAGTACTGTATCAGGGTAAAGCTTATCTTGATGGCGCCCTGCTGCCTGAACAAGGTTATGCCCAAGAATAG
- the purM gene encoding phosphoribosylformylglycinamidine cyclo-ligase: MTRYFLVTQNKPLSYKDAGVDIDAGNALVERIKGVSRRTQRPEVMGGLGGFGALCQLPTGYKEPVLVAGTDGVGTKLRLAIDLKRHQGVGIDLVAMCVNDLIVQGGEPLFFLDYYATGKLDVDAAAEVVTGIGKGCELSGCALIGGETAEMPGMYQAGDYDLAGFCVGVVEKSAIIDGTKVAAGDALIALASSGPHSNGFSLIRKILEVSNADLQQPLANTTLADALMEPTRIYVKPVLALQKKFDIHALSHITGGGFWENIPRVLPKGTKALIDGSSWQWPEVFNWLQKAGNVETKEMYRTFNCGVGMVIALPAAQAKAAVDFMNNQGEQCWLIGHIDSASTDEEQVEIK, translated from the coding sequence ATGACAAGGTACTTTCTCGTGACGCAGAACAAACCCCTGAGCTATAAAGACGCTGGTGTCGATATTGATGCTGGTAATGCACTGGTAGAACGCATTAAAGGCGTGAGCCGTCGCACACAACGCCCAGAAGTAATGGGCGGACTCGGGGGCTTTGGCGCATTGTGCCAGCTTCCCACCGGCTATAAAGAACCGGTATTAGTAGCCGGCACCGATGGTGTTGGCACCAAATTACGCTTAGCTATCGATCTTAAACGCCACCAAGGCGTGGGCATCGACTTAGTTGCCATGTGCGTTAATGATTTAATTGTACAAGGTGGCGAGCCGCTATTTTTTCTCGATTACTATGCCACCGGTAAATTAGACGTAGACGCCGCCGCTGAAGTCGTTACTGGCATAGGTAAAGGCTGTGAGCTCAGTGGTTGTGCCCTCATTGGTGGTGAAACCGCAGAAATGCCCGGCATGTATCAAGCCGGTGATTACGACCTCGCCGGTTTTTGCGTAGGTGTGGTAGAAAAAAGTGCCATTATCGATGGCACTAAAGTGGCCGCCGGTGATGCGTTAATCGCTCTCGCTTCCAGTGGTCCGCACTCTAATGGCTTTTCGCTGATCCGTAAAATTTTAGAAGTCAGTAACGCCGACTTACAGCAGCCCCTAGCTAACACTACCTTAGCCGATGCGCTAATGGAGCCCACGCGCATTTATGTAAAACCGGTATTAGCCTTACAGAAAAAATTTGATATTCATGCGCTAAGCCATATTACCGGTGGCGGTTTTTGGGAAAACATTCCTCGCGTCTTACCAAAAGGCACGAAAGCACTCATTGATGGCAGCAGCTGGCAGTGGCCAGAGGTGTTTAATTGGTTACAAAAAGCGGGCAACGTAGAAACGAAAGAAATGTATCGCACCTTTAACTGTGGTGTGGGCATGGTGATCGCCCTACCCGCAGCGCAAGCTAAGGCCGCCGTAGACTTTATGAACAACCAAGGCGAGCAATGCTGGTTAATTGGTCACATTGATAGCGCAAGTACTGATGAAGAGCAGGTTGAAATTAAATGA
- the prmC gene encoding peptide chain release factor N(5)-glutamine methyltransferase has translation MTLAQWRHRLREQLTNSDTAALDADLLLCHVLAKPRHFLLSWPEYQLTAAQLSELTALVTRRKLGEPIAHLTKERGFWTLLLEVSADTLIPRPDTELMIEAALELLPNSPAKLVDLGTGTGAIALALKSERPHDCVMAVEFNANAVALAKRNSARLGLDIEVHHGSWFEPLAGMTFDMILSNPPYIDVTDPHLEQGDLRFEPASALVAPQAGLADLVHLIRQAPHYLTAQGWLLLEHGWQQGAQVRDYCTQHGYQSVQTRCDYGGNERITLAQWSGRLHV, from the coding sequence ATGACGTTAGCGCAATGGCGACATCGACTGCGTGAGCAGCTAACAAACTCGGACACTGCAGCGCTCGATGCCGACTTATTATTGTGTCATGTGCTAGCAAAACCTCGGCATTTCTTACTCAGTTGGCCAGAGTATCAACTCACAGCAGCGCAGCTAAGTGAGTTAACAGCCTTAGTCACTCGCCGCAAGCTTGGCGAGCCTATTGCGCATTTAACGAAAGAGCGGGGCTTTTGGACTTTATTACTCGAAGTTTCCGCCGATACCTTAATACCTCGCCCCGACACCGAGCTTATGATTGAAGCGGCGCTCGAGTTGCTGCCAAATAGCCCAGCCAAACTGGTGGACTTAGGCACCGGCACCGGCGCGATTGCCTTAGCGCTTAAAAGTGAACGGCCTCACGATTGCGTGATGGCGGTGGAGTTTAATGCCAATGCCGTGGCATTAGCAAAGCGCAATAGCGCGCGTCTTGGGCTAGATATTGAAGTGCACCATGGCAGTTGGTTTGAGCCGCTAGCGGGAATGACCTTTGATATGATCTTATCTAATCCCCCTTATATTGACGTAACAGATCCTCATTTAGAGCAAGGCGATCTGCGCTTTGAGCCGGCTTCTGCGTTAGTGGCGCCGCAGGCGGGGCTGGCAGATTTAGTGCATCTTATTCGCCAAGCTCCCCATTATTTAACAGCACAAGGCTGGCTGTTGCTAGAGCACGGCTGGCAACAAGGGGCACAAGTGCGCGATTACTGCACCCAACACGGTTATCAAAGCGTACAAACGCGGTGTGATTATGGCGGTAATGAGCGTATCACCTTGGCTCAGTGGTCTGGGAGGCTGCATGTCTAA